CTGTGGAAACCCTTCAAAGTCTccttttaatgaataaattaagatTCTCTGTCCGCTTTTCAATCATCCCTTTAAATGAGTGCTTCTGAGTCCCCGAAACCTCCCCCCTCCCTCCGGAAGGAGGTTAAACAGTTTCCCAGCAGCCGCTTTCATGCCCTCTTTCCTCTCATCAAAGGAGCACTTTCGAggtcagaaaaaagaaaaaaatccccactcCAGAGCCTTCCAGGTCTGCATTTGGAACATTTATTTcaggaaatacattttcaacaCTTTGTCATTTATACAAAAAGAGACGAATTTCTCAGGAGGCACATAGCGAAGGGCCACTGTGGAACAGAGCCCAGTGAGACTAACAAGTTTTCAAAATCTGGctacagagaaggaaagcaaaggCGTCCCAGGATGGGAGCTGCCAGACCCCGGGGCGAGGGGCCCGGCAGAGCACCCCCGCCCGGGAGGCTGCCCCCTGGCCCAGGCCCCGATGCTGGAGACAGACGCATCCTTCAAAATCTTGGTTTTGGCAAAAATGGCAAGTCGGCAAGTAAACTGTTTCACTAAGGGGCCCTTCCTCTCTCGGGTGGGGAGGGAGTAAACACGCAAAGCAATGGCAtccacgcacgcgcacacaccaGGTCTGTCTGCAGccatccctcctctctgctctcctcctgggCTGGCAGGCACCTCCCCGTGGGCTCCAATCTCATCTCCCCGGCCGGAGCCAGCCCCTCAGTCTCtccagggggcaggaggaagcacCTGCGGTctgctgtgcctggcacagatgGTCCCTGCTGTCCCCCACGGAGACAGGGGTGAGGGAGCAGGAGACGGACTGGGCTGTGCGGACGTGAAAGCCAGCTCTGCAGCCCGGCTGTGGGCCGTGCAcacctgacctctgacctctcccCCTCTGGGGTCTTCATGGTGGGCTGAGGGGGTGGGTGAGGCAGGTGGGTAACAAAAAGTCAGGCCTGcctggcccccacctccctgggtgGCGGCATCAGCAAGGCCTGGGTCAGGAGGGCTGAGTGTACATCTGGAGTGGCTAACTGGGCATTCATTTAACCAGAGCGTCTTGGGCCAAATGGATGtctaaacagacagacagacacacacacacactttcccagTCAcacggggtggggcagggcaggcaccAAGGCCACGAGGGCCACTCTGAGCATTCCCAGCCACGGTTCACAGGGGCCCCCCGCTTCCTTCCTGCACCTGCCGTCACTTCCTCCCTCAGCTCCTCCGCCAGATTCGCTTGCTTGGACCCTCCCCAaatcagggtggggtggggtggggtgcatctgtttccttcctttggatCCTCAATCAAATcccagcagggggaggagggggggcgGCGGGGACACGGGACATGAGGGGAAGATGAAGACACACCTTCCTCTCTCCAACTTGTCCCAACTTCCCGTCCAAGGGGACAGCTGGGGAGAGTCTGCCGGCTCTCATGGACGGCTGAGATAAAGGCACTTTCTGCTCCGGGACAGGCTTGCGGGTGGGCAGCAGCCAACGGGCCTTGCTGCATCTAAGCAGTTGGCAACTTGGGTCTCGTGGAAGGAACTGCTCTCCCCTTGGGGGCCGGGTAGGGGGCTCTGAGTCACGGCCAGCGCcgggtggggaggcgggggcaggaaggggctcCAGGTCCACCAGGATGGTTCCACCCACCGCGGGCACCACCCCGAGATGGAGGCAGGGTCGGGACTGAGTCAATggtcctccccgcccctcctggcCCCGGTCCAGCCTCTCCTGGACCTCAGGAACGGCCAGAGAGCCGGCCTCCACTCCGAGGTGCTCCCAGCCCGGGCCCCTGTAGTCTGCGGGCTAATCGCGAACATACTCAGAGGGCACCCGTCATCTTGTTACTTGGCATGTGTAAAGGGGCAGAGATCGATGCCACAtggagaaaattatataaaataaaatggggcGAGTGGGGCGGTGAGGGACGGACAGGCTCGGGGCAGGGTCCCGGGGGCAGGGTCCCAGGCCAGGCGGCGCCTACCCCTCCTGGGCTTCGGGAGCCTTGTCCTGGACGCCGTTGGCCACGGCGCCACTGCCCTCGTGCAGGCGCTTCACGCGGTAGGCCTCGAAGTGGATGCTGCTGGTGATGTCCTTGATGTTCTGCATGTGCGTCCTGGGGAGGCACGGGGAGTCGCGAGgagggccgggctgggggcgggaggCTGGCCCTGCTTGCTccgcctgccccccacccccagggggtCCCCCAGTGGGGCACTTTAGCCCCACAAAGATGGaccaggcctgggcaggggtgtGACTAGGGATCTCCATAGCAACCCCAGGTGCTCTCAGGATCATGTGTTCTAACTTGTCCCCTTCCTCTGTGTCAACCCAGCGGCCAGTCCGGGGACAGGGGCTGTGTGCAGACTCAAGAGCGGGTAGAGCCGAGGCCCCTGGCatggcagggctgggctgtccTTGCTCTGTTCTAGAAATGCCAGGCCGACGGCCAGGTGCGCTGGCAGGTAAGGGGCAGTGGCTTGCAGCAGGCAGGCGGCCTGGGGGAGGGTGCTGGGAACCCCTGCCAGCCCTGTGTCCaagcctcccttccccacagcccacCAGGGTGAGGTTTGGAAGCGGGTGCCGGAAGGGCCCATGGTGGGTGTCCTTCCTCAGCCAGCCTCTCAGCATAGTGGGGATGCTCTTGGAAGCCACACCCCCCCAGCGTGGAGGCCGTGAGAAATGGCCCAGTCCCTCCTGCTGACTTCGTCCCTAGCATCCATCCTGCAGGCTGAGAAGCTGGGATCCCCCTCCTCCGtccacctgccctgccccctaCCCCGGCACCCTCTCCAATGGGCTGAGGATGGGCCACTCCTTGCCTGGGCTCAAGAAAACTGAGGACGCCAGAGGCCGCTGGGATGGGAGCCGGGGAACATCCCCCTTGCCCCCGACACACGCCCAGCACACGAGACCTCCTGGGGCCCTGAGTCTCATGGGCTTGGGCTGCTGTGATGAGAACTCAACCCTCCCCAAGGAGAAGTAAAAAGGATTTTCAATTCTTGCTTCATTTCCAAGAAAGTGTTTTAGAAAACAGGCCTCCGAGTCCTCCTGGGGAGGATGGCAGAtaggcagggcaggcaggccgCTGCCCAGGACCTCCGTCCACTCACCCTGATGGAGATCCCCCCCAAGCCGTCAGCCCCCCACCAAGCCCCAGCTGGTATCTCACCTGATGAGGAGGTCCCGCAGGTAAGCAAACTCACAGTGTGTGGTGTTCTCAACtgaggaggggagacaggagaggctTTAATGTCGTGCAgatcctccccttcccctgccaatGCTGGGCAGGGAAAGGGGGGAGTCACTGCCCAAAGGGAAGCACGGGGCACcacagctcctgccctcctgcccagagGGTTCTGTTCTAGCAGGGAGGTGGCACAGTAACCCAGCCAAGACAGCCTGTCATTCAGTGAACAGGATCTGGGCCACAAGAtgagaggagagacaggaaaacaGCCTCTTTTCGTTTCTCAACCATTTCCTTTACGGACTGTCTCCAGAGCCTGAGTtagccaccagggggcagcagaggcgTGTCAGCTGCCTggctaccctcccccacccctcccaggtcCCCACTGAGCCCTTTCTTAACCCAAAGTTCTCCAGCCCTCCAAAACACGCCTTCATAAAAAGGTTCCTCAAAAGCAAGATTTTAGGAAGACAGGAAATGGAGGAGGCGGGGCCAAGGCGGACGAGGCGGGGCCAAGGCGGACGAGCCCAGGGGTGAAGCCCGATACAGAAGATCCAGAACAGGTCACCGGGGTGGGACAGAGAAGTAACAGGAGCCCCCCTACAATGAGCCGCCCTGGGTGCTTGGTGcctggcagttttcactgtatcgGTTTCTTAGAGGATCTGCCGCCCCAAAAGCTCCAGTGGCCTTTGAGAcaaattctctcattttactaAACTCTTGGCCACAGTAACCACTTTATGGATGGTGAAAACGGAGGCCCTGGGGGGATTAAGGGgcatgctcaaggtcacagggacatgcccaaggtcacgaCGACCTGGGTGTGGGACGGGGTGGCAGCAGCTGGAGTTGACAGGGACTGCTGgatttcctgcctccttctctaTGCTGGGCCTTTCAGCCAAGGGGCCCATTCCCCTCTGTtccacagagggagggagggacagacgGGCGGATACGGAAACGGCCAGGTCCACCCGCCCAGGGGGTCGCGGCCACCTGCAGAGGGTTGGACGGTGTCCCCCAGACTAATCCAACTTCTAACCCTGGGTCCTTGCGAATGGGGCCTTGTTTGGAAAGTCTTTGAAGGTGGAGTTAAGGTAAGATCTCAAGAGGGGACCATCCTGGGTTGGGAGAGGGCCCGAAGGCCCAGGACAAGTGTTCTAATAGGGAAAGGCACAGGCACATGGAGTGAAGACAGAGCAgtgtgtctacaagccaaggggcACCAAGGACACAGGCAGCCAccaggagggcagcagggaaCAGTCTCCCGCAGGACCCCCAGAACTAGGAGAATAAATtgttataagccacccagtccgtGCTGGTTTGTTACAGCAGTCTTGTGACCCTCAGATGCGGGGGTCCTGGGAACTTCTGTTGAGGGTATCCGGTTCTCAGCTGGACAGAGCTACAGCCCAGTCCTTTcctaggctcagagaggtggggtgacttgtccagggtcacactgCACAGCTGTGAAACCCCATCACTGGAACCTAGAACCCGGCAGTGCCCATCCTATTCTCTCCGCCACGGGATATTTCCCTGCCCACAGGAGATCGGGGTGGAGGCACAGCTCCGCCGGCTAATGGCTGAAGGTCCCGGACAAGTCACTTGGCCCCTCATTTCACCCCCGTGGAGTGGGAACCCTGGGACCCCTCCCCGTGGCTGGGTGGGCAATGCACCGGAGGAGGTCCCGAGAGCGCCAGCTCAGGCCTCGGCACGTGGCTCTCAGTCAGCAAGAGCGGCTATTTTCCTGGCCTGTCTGGGAGCCCCAGGCTCCAGCTCGGTGATTACCTTCGATGGTGCCCCATTTGGTTTTCCTTCCCAGGATCCTCTTCCCATTCACTTGGTACTCGTGGTCACTGCCCACCACGGCGAATGGGATCATctcctgggagaggggcaggtggcATGGGTCACGCGTGTGTGCAAAGGCCAGCCCACTCCCTGGTCCCCTGGGAGGAGTCTGGGGCCCCAGCCCTGAGGGCCACCTACAGACACTCTGGCTCTgacccctcccagcccagagagTACATTCTCATGGCTCAAGGCCATCCCACCCGTTTCCCCAGAACCCCCAGATAGGACAGGAAGATCCCCACCCACATCCTTGAGCAGGGACCTAGGGGCCTCCGGGAATAGCATCTTGGCTGGTTCACTTACTCGGAATTTCTCATTCACCATCCGGTCCTCCGAGTCCTCATCAAACTCCTTCTGGGGGTACACGTCGATGCCATTGGACAGCAGGTCCGCAGTGATCTGGGGGTCCGGAGGGGAGAGATGTGGGCACCATCCACACAGCAAGCTGCACTGGCCCATGAGGATGTGCCCATGCCAGGGCCTCCATAAAGTGAGTGGCCCCAGGCTTGGGGTTAAGGGTGGGCTCTTGCCCGGATACTCTGCAGTGCTTCTGCCTCCCGAACGGAGGAGGGGCAGCCGCAGACCTGCCTGCCGGGAGAGCCCTGCAGCTGCCCAAGGGCCCAGGTCACTGTCCCAGGAATCTCCCTGTACTCCCCTTCCAGCACATCACACCCCCTAGGAAAATACCTCAGGCTTGCCGAGTCCTCCCCGTCCTGAGCTCTGCCTGGAAAccctctccctgcagctcccAGACCTGCACAGGTGCACCTGCTTGTGCTAAACTGTCCCTGCCCCTTGCATTACCCGACACGGATGGCGTTCAGTTGACAATGTCCTAGTGGGCAGCTGTCATTTTTGCCCTGAACACAGACTCACACCCGTGTGCAATTTTGGGCGCTCTCTCATTCCTCTTCCCTCCAGACACTCCCATTGCCAGGGGACCACCCTCCCCTAAGCATGCTGGGAAACTCCCTGGTGTGGGTTTGTGGGCagaggctgtgggcagaggcCTGCGTGGGGAGGGCGGAGCTTTAGAGATTAGACTGAGGGCCCTCCTCAGTCACGCCCACCGAGGCAGAGGTCCTATGGGGGCCTAGGGTTCCCCTCCTGCTCAGACAGCGGCCCAAAGTGGGACAGCAGTGGAGAAGGAAGTGGCCAGCTGTCCCCTGGTGAAGACCATTCCTTCTGAACCATCTCTCCCATCTAATAAAAACCTGGCATGTCGTGTCTGACTAGCCCCACCAGACTTGTTCCCattgtggggctgggggctggggggccgggTGAGGTGGAGCCTCACCCGCTGTTTGAAGTAGACCCTCTCCTCCAGGGTCAGCGTGTCGGCCTTGGCAATGACTGGGACAATGTTGACCACTTTGCTCAGGCGCTTCATGAACTCGATGTCCAAGGGCCTGAGGCTGGAGCAGAAGGACACGGATGAGAGTGTGGCCGCAGGGACACGGGAATGGGGACAGGAACGAGGGAGGGTGGCCCACTCCAGTCTGGATGGAGCTGAGGGAGGCCCGCGGGGTGCCTGCAGGGGCTCCCAGCTGGGTCCACACTGACAAGGTCAAGGCTATGGGCTGAGTGCCGGCCACGCCACGAGccagggacagagaaaggaaaagggctCCTGGGACACACAGAGCCTGGGCAGGAGGGCGCAGGGGACGAGGCCAGCTCCAAGCACTCCCGTCCATGAGCTCCCCGAGTCCCCAGAAGGTCCACCCGGAGAAGGGCTGTCGCCGGCTGCTGGCTCAGATGGCCGTCACACTGTGGGCCTCGAGGTGGgcggagaggaaggaggaacgCACACCTGCACCCTTGGGCTCACTCGGCCGAGCCTcccgggtggggctgggggctgctcccCGGGGCGTCCCCGGCCCCTTGCCCGCTGGCTTGGGGACAGCTGCATGGCgcagaggcggggggggggggcacacatGTGGCCGCGCGCGCGCGGGGACGTACGAGTGGCCGGTGGCGGGGATGAAGTACAGGCAGCAGTGCACGCGCGTGTCCGGGATGCGCTTCTTCCGGTTGATGTTGACCTCCTCCTGCAGGTACTTCTCGTACTGGTCGTTGATGAACTTCATGATAGGCTGCCAGCTGCGGGGCGGGCCCGGGTCAGCCGGCACGCGGGGCCCCCGCCGGCCTGTCCTCGCCCGCGGGCCCCCGATCCCCGAATCCCAGCCCGACGCACGTGTCCTCCGCCCGGAGGCGGGGCCCCCGAGCCCCTCACCAGTTCTCGTTGTTGATGTGGTCCCCGAACCCCGGCGTATCGATGACCGTCAGCTTCATGCGGACGCCCTTCTCCTCGATATCTGCACAGAATCACAGCCCCCGCCGAGCTCAGCGGGAGACTCAGGGCCCTCACACACACCCGGGCCAGGCTGCCGGCCCCACCCGGCCCCAGAGAGGCCCCGCTGGGGCACCGGGGCGCCCAGCAATGATGTCAGGGAGATGACAGCCTGCAGCAGTGAAGTCGGGTAGGCCTGATGACACTTGTCCTGGGTGCCCCCTGCCCATGACTTTTGGTGGAAAAGTCAGCTGTCTCCAGGGAGCTCAGTCTGACCAGGGCCTACAGGGGTCCTGGCGAGCATCCCTGAGCCCTCACCCCGAGTCTCAACATGCCCAAAGGTCTCCCACAAGTCCCCCAGCTCAGGGGACCTAGGTTACCTGACTTGGtgcccagccccccgcccccacccccacccagcactCACTGTGTGTGatggacccccccacccccacccggcgCTCACCGTGTGTGATGGACTTGATCTCAATAGTCTTAGGGATGCGCTCCTCCGAGGTGGGCTGCACCGACTTCCGGCTGATCTTAGATTTGAAGAGGGTATTGATCAAGGTGGACTTTCCCAAGCCGCTCTGCCCTGGGGAGAGAACGGGGTCGGTCAGCCGGGCCGTCCAGAGAGGGCAGTTCACGGGCCCGCAATGCAGCGATGCCTCCGAGGGGCTCGGGGTCGGGGTCAGGGTCGGGGGGATGCCGGGAGGCCGGGCGGTGGCCGAGCTCTCGTGGTGTGTCGTGGTAGAGGACACGGATCCCTCGTCTGCTGGCCACAGGGGTTGTCAAACTGCTCCAGACAGGGTCCTGGGGTGCCGGGGAGGGGTCAAGATGCAGAACAATGTGGGGGAGGCAGAATGGGGGGCTGGACCCCTGTGCAGATCTGCTCTTGGCTGGCAGACACACTGAGATCCATGTGAGGTTTGAAGGGAAAGCCCTACAGAGACCCCCACCCTGGGACCATCCAGGGGCCGAACCTGCTCTCCCActggcccctcctggccccttgGGGTCAGATTACCCCAtcttacggatgaggaaactgaggctgacaGAAGTCCCAGGGAAGTCACACAGTTTAGTGGGGGCAACGTGGGGATCCCACCCTGGTCTGTGGAGCCCCAAACAGGCGCCCTTCCATCCCAGCCGCATCTGCAGTGGGGACActgctgtgggagggagggagggagggggcacagaACCGACTGACCCCATCGtgccctctctgaacctcatttctGTCGGTAAAATGGGGTGCCCCCTTCACGAGGTTCCTGCGAGGACTGAACAGGACCTGAGGATCTCTGAGAACAAGGGCTGCCCACTGTGCCCCCAGCcggcccccacccctgggctgggCTAATCAGTGACCTCCCCCCTGGCCTCCAAGGACCTCCAGGAGGCCTCCAGCCAGGCCTGCTGGGTGGGGGGATCAGCCCCTCAGCGCTCGAGCCGTAGTGAGGGGGACGCTTCAGCAGAAGCTAAAGAAGAAGGTGGAGGCCTCTGGGCAGAGCGCCCCTGCCCGGCCCAGGGCTGAGCCTCCCCAGGCTGTCTCAGGGGATCTTAATGTGACGGGCAGAGGCCCCTGGGAGGAGCTGATGGAGGGCAGAACCCCCCGGCGggcacgcatgtgcacacacaacgCCACTTGCAATCTGTCCTGCAGGCCAGGTCTGTCCCCTTCACTTTTTAAGACAAATCCGGGCCCGGAGCGTGTGTGGCCGGCCCTGCACGGCTCCCTGcatggtgggggcgggggactCACCGACCACCATGATGTTGAACTCGAAGCCCTGCTTCATGGCCTTCCTGCGCATCTGCTCCAGGATGGAGTCG
The sequence above is a segment of the Camelus ferus isolate YT-003-E chromosome 16, BCGSAC_Cfer_1.0, whole genome shotgun sequence genome. Coding sequences within it:
- the SEPTIN9 gene encoding septin-9 isoform X5 → MERDRITALKRSFEVEEVETPNSTPPRRVQTPLLRATVASSTQKFQDLGVKNSEPAARHVDSLSQRSPKAALRRVELSGPKAEPVSRRTEISIDISSKQVENAGTAGPSRFGLKRAEALGHKTPEPAPRRTEITIVKPQESAHRRVETPASKIPEVPAAPAADAAPKRVEIQVPKPAEAPASPIPPLTLENSEPTPMSQLQSRLEPKPQPPMAEAPPKSQEATEAAPGSIGDMADTPRDVGLKQAPAPRTEKAPVDFGYVGIDSILEQMRRKAMKQGFEFNIMVVGQSGLGKSTLINTLFKSKISRKSVQPTSEERIPKTIEIKSITHDIEEKGVRMKLTVIDTPGFGDHINNENCWQPIMKFINDQYEKYLQEEVNINRKKRIPDTRVHCCLYFIPATGHSLRPLDIEFMKRLSKVVNIVPVIAKADTLTLEERVYFKQRITADLLSNGIDVYPQKEFDEDSEDRMVNEKFREMIPFAVVGSDHEYQVNGKRILGRKTKWGTIEVENTTHCEFAYLRDLLIRTHMQNIKDITSSIHFEAYRVKRLHEGSGAVANGVQDKAPEAQEG
- the SEPTIN9 gene encoding septin-9 isoform X1, whose amino-acid sequence is MPARFSTVGWIPDPESRHPRTLLWRGKVGTGNEPALALKRSFEVEEVETPNSTPPRRVQTPLLRATVASSTQKFQDLGVKNSEPAARHVDSLSQRSPKAALRRVELSGPKAEPVSRRTEISIDISSKQVENAGTAGPSRFGLKRAEALGHKTPEPAPRRTEITIVKPQESAHRRVETPASKIPEVPAAPAADAAPKRVEIQVPKPAEAPASPIPPLTLENSEPTPMSQLQSRLEPKPQPPMAEAPPKSQEATEAAPGSIGDMADTPRDVGLKQAPAPRTEKAPVDFGYVGIDSILEQMRRKAMKQGFEFNIMVVGQSGLGKSTLINTLFKSKISRKSVQPTSEERIPKTIEIKSITHDIEEKGVRMKLTVIDTPGFGDHINNENCWQPIMKFINDQYEKYLQEEVNINRKKRIPDTRVHCCLYFIPATGHSLRPLDIEFMKRLSKVVNIVPVIAKADTLTLEERVYFKQRITADLLSNGIDVYPQKEFDEDSEDRMVNEKFREMIPFAVVGSDHEYQVNGKRILGRKTKWGTIEVENTTHCEFAYLRDLLIRTHMQNIKDITSSIHFEAYRVKRLHEGSGAVANGVQDKAPEAQEG
- the SEPTIN9 gene encoding septin-9 isoform X4, translating into MSDPAVNAQLDGIISDFEALKRSFEVEEVETPNSTPPRRVQTPLLRATVASSTQKFQDLGVKNSEPAARHVDSLSQRSPKAALRRVELSGPKAEPVSRRTEISIDISSKQVENAGTAGPSRFGLKRAEALGHKTPEPAPRRTEITIVKPQESAHRRVETPASKIPEVPAAPAADAAPKRVEIQVPKPAEAPASPIPPLTLENSEPTPMSQLQSRLEPKPQPPMAEAPPKSQEATEAAPGSIGDMADTPRDVGLKQAPAPRTEKAPVDFGYVGIDSILEQMRRKAMKQGFEFNIMVVGQSGLGKSTLINTLFKSKISRKSVQPTSEERIPKTIEIKSITHDIEEKGVRMKLTVIDTPGFGDHINNENCWQPIMKFINDQYEKYLQEEVNINRKKRIPDTRVHCCLYFIPATGHSLRPLDIEFMKRLSKVVNIVPVIAKADTLTLEERVYFKQRITADLLSNGIDVYPQKEFDEDSEDRMVNEKFREMIPFAVVGSDHEYQVNGKRILGRKTKWGTIEVENTTHCEFAYLRDLLIRTHMQNIKDITSSIHFEAYRVKRLHEGSGAVANGVQDKAPEAQEG
- the SEPTIN9 gene encoding septin-9 isoform X7, whose protein sequence is MADTPRDVGLKQAPAPRTEKAPVDFGYVGIDSILEQMRRKAMKQGFEFNIMVVGQSGLGKSTLINTLFKSKISRKSVQPTSEERIPKTIEIKSITHDIEEKGVRMKLTVIDTPGFGDHINNENCWQPIMKFINDQYEKYLQEEVNINRKKRIPDTRVHCCLYFIPATGHSLRPLDIEFMKRLSKVVNIVPVIAKADTLTLEERVYFKQRITADLLSNGIDVYPQKEFDEDSEDRMVNEKFREMIPFAVVGSDHEYQVNGKRILGRKTKWGTIEVENTTHCEFAYLRDLLIRTHMQNIKDITSSIHFEAYRVKRLHEGSGAVANGVQDKAPEAQEG
- the SEPTIN9 gene encoding septin-9 isoform X2; amino-acid sequence: MGSHPGLGTSSSASWSLAVGRRRGLRAALKRSFEVEEVETPNSTPPRRVQTPLLRATVASSTQKFQDLGVKNSEPAARHVDSLSQRSPKAALRRVELSGPKAEPVSRRTEISIDISSKQVENAGTAGPSRFGLKRAEALGHKTPEPAPRRTEITIVKPQESAHRRVETPASKIPEVPAAPAADAAPKRVEIQVPKPAEAPASPIPPLTLENSEPTPMSQLQSRLEPKPQPPMAEAPPKSQEATEAAPGSIGDMADTPRDVGLKQAPAPRTEKAPVDFGYVGIDSILEQMRRKAMKQGFEFNIMVVGQSGLGKSTLINTLFKSKISRKSVQPTSEERIPKTIEIKSITHDIEEKGVRMKLTVIDTPGFGDHINNENCWQPIMKFINDQYEKYLQEEVNINRKKRIPDTRVHCCLYFIPATGHSLRPLDIEFMKRLSKVVNIVPVIAKADTLTLEERVYFKQRITADLLSNGIDVYPQKEFDEDSEDRMVNEKFREMIPFAVVGSDHEYQVNGKRILGRKTKWGTIEVENTTHCEFAYLRDLLIRTHMQNIKDITSSIHFEAYRVKRLHEGSGAVANGVQDKAPEAQEG
- the SEPTIN9 gene encoding septin-9 isoform X3; this encodes MKKSYSGVARTSSGRLRKLGDPTGPALKRSFEVEEVETPNSTPPRRVQTPLLRATVASSTQKFQDLGVKNSEPAARHVDSLSQRSPKAALRRVELSGPKAEPVSRRTEISIDISSKQVENAGTAGPSRFGLKRAEALGHKTPEPAPRRTEITIVKPQESAHRRVETPASKIPEVPAAPAADAAPKRVEIQVPKPAEAPASPIPPLTLENSEPTPMSQLQSRLEPKPQPPMAEAPPKSQEATEAAPGSIGDMADTPRDVGLKQAPAPRTEKAPVDFGYVGIDSILEQMRRKAMKQGFEFNIMVVGQSGLGKSTLINTLFKSKISRKSVQPTSEERIPKTIEIKSITHDIEEKGVRMKLTVIDTPGFGDHINNENCWQPIMKFINDQYEKYLQEEVNINRKKRIPDTRVHCCLYFIPATGHSLRPLDIEFMKRLSKVVNIVPVIAKADTLTLEERVYFKQRITADLLSNGIDVYPQKEFDEDSEDRMVNEKFREMIPFAVVGSDHEYQVNGKRILGRKTKWGTIEVENTTHCEFAYLRDLLIRTHMQNIKDITSSIHFEAYRVKRLHEGSGAVANGVQDKAPEAQEG
- the SEPTIN9 gene encoding septin-9 isoform X6; the encoded protein is MLAFRHPSPEPPSATEAAPGSIGDMADTPRDVGLKQAPAPRTEKAPVDFGYVGIDSILEQMRRKAMKQGFEFNIMVVGQSGLGKSTLINTLFKSKISRKSVQPTSEERIPKTIEIKSITHDIEEKGVRMKLTVIDTPGFGDHINNENCWQPIMKFINDQYEKYLQEEVNINRKKRIPDTRVHCCLYFIPATGHSLRPLDIEFMKRLSKVVNIVPVIAKADTLTLEERVYFKQRITADLLSNGIDVYPQKEFDEDSEDRMVNEKFREMIPFAVVGSDHEYQVNGKRILGRKTKWGTIEVENTTHCEFAYLRDLLIRTHMQNIKDITSSIHFEAYRVKRLHEGSGAVANGVQDKAPEAQEG